The genomic stretch tcataattcttccaaaaatccaattttaattactaaataatcaaataatttccaaataattaatttaacttaattaaattaatttatgaaattacggggtgttacaacaagcatcataatataccgttcacccaattatacatattcagattcacgtCTATCATTCGTCGATTCACACAATTATAGATTATAACACATAACACAAAAATCcacacaatcatgttatgacgaaatgcatatgacacaactgacactatgcatgtggtaccaataaaccgtggaatcaatccacctaatcGATTTaagcctcatcgagatacggcccaccgacacaatttccgcacaatgggaaatatgtccatcaacgatccaaacatcaccgggatccaacatcaaatgcatatgaatgaatgaaacacacataacatacttaaaaacaccACCGAAacacgatgaacaattcatctcaacaccacctcaccgaataagtatgtacatgttttcaacatcattcaaatagtcatgcattcatcataatcataataataatcacaaccaattaatcatcacatcaaatacattgtcacacctatctcatatgcacacaatgttcaattctcatcaagtaattaaatcgagttttaaagaaataaagtcggctactgcccatattcatcattcatcatataaaacgtttaattacttgcacaacgcccaaaacgacactaagaaatgatacacggatcaaaagatatgtcattttaaagtttggaaaaattcacacacagcaaggttcgctcagcgacgcaaggcagaagcgaaatccttcaaACCTCTGcttagcggacctctagcgacgtccaacagaacCGAACTACgttaggacctccgctcagcggacctgcgatttcagcaaaccccaagtctgcgacaaaccctgcgatttcacatccttttcacccaaaaacgattccagacatcacatacaggcatataatcatcatacattcaattatataccataaaacatcatttaaactcattattaactaaatagttcacacaattatcatcaattcaatctaattataacaccctaacctaacaatcccaatgtctaattgaatcaaaccatacatcaatctacctattacctaagaccacataatagatactaaaaggaagagtccccccttacctcgatgaattccttgaatgctctccttctggtttcacgttcttgcctctttctcttctcttgcccttttcacgtgttcttcctttttctccccaaatggttccttttcttattttatctaaataaaataaaaatgaatataactTAGTAAAAAGGCTTAACCAACTAGCACccttcttttactaacatcacaccacaaGCCTAATAACccttattccatcattttccaattaaatccaaataaaatactaaaattccaattatttaatttaaatccaaattaaattaataaattgaaattatggggtgttacattcacCATCTAAATAGGATCATTGTTCATGGGTGAGAGAGACAATTGACTCTGATATTTTGATTTcttgagtgagagagagagagagactaaTGCGATGAGATTTTGAAGTTCAGGCGAGATAAGGAAGAGTCGGGACAACTACCCTAGGTCGTCGGGCGTTGGCGTCGCCCCTGCCCGCATCTAACCATCACCTTCCAAGTGTACCAAAAATTTCTAAGAATATATCAAAAATTgtaatttttcttgattttgaaaagtgatttttttaacaaatgtaactattttttaaatatataatatcaaagACATTTTTGTCAATACAAAAATACGGAAGAtgtcatattttttaaatatataatataaagacATTTTTATCAATACAAAAATGTCGTATATAATTTAGAGGGTGACATAGAATCCTCCGGAAAAAAACCTAACTTGAGGCCCAATTCAGTCCAATAGGGAAAATAATTGGAAGTCGGCACAATAGAACCTGCACAACCGAATAAAGCAGAAAGAAACGGCGTCGTATCAACCATCTCCGTCGTTTCACACCACAATCATCAccacattcaaattcaaatcaatttcaacttCAACACACACTCTCTCtgtaaaacaaaaccctaatttcttcaatTCAATGACACCACGCACGGATGACCTAATCCCCACCGACGACGATGACAGCGACGACGACGGTCTCAAAGAAGACATGGCCGCCGTCGCGCGAGCCTGTAAGTACAAAATAGATGAAATTTCATCTCAAGAAGATCCTCTTTTGGCTTCTGGAGATGAAATTCCGTATGAAAAAGATCCTCTTTTGGCTTCCGGCGACGCTATTGTCCCATTCACTGCCACTGCCGACTCTGACTCTGATGGAGAGAGTGACCGTGAATGTCTCAATAGAGTTAAGAATCTCTGTAAGGATATTGATTCTGTTCCTCATCTGCCGCCGATGACAGGTGCttctgatgatgatgaagatgacttGGAAACAGTTCGCGCCATCTTCAAACGGTTTTCCGCTTATGATAGAGGTAGGTTTTGTTTTGGTTAGTGTTATGGCGTATTGAAGGAAAAAAATGCAGCTTGTGTGTTAAGTAATCTTtgaagttttaattttttttagttcttgTGTATGGTGATAGGAGCTTAACATTGTTTGTTTTCTGTTTTCTGTTTTCTGTTTATGCATGTAGAAAAGTtcctttttttgaaaaataatcagaaaaaaataatatttttgataggtttgatttattaatttttcaaattattcCTGGTGTCAACATGTTAGCGTTGTGTTTCCGGTGTCCTTGCTTCTGAGATAGTAAGtctctttaataaaaaaaactaggcAATGACAAATATCTGGTTCCTTTGAAGGTGGAAGGGAAGCATGGGCTGAGGAGGATCAGACCCCGAGTTTAATTGCTGAGAAGGATGTTGTCAATAGCTCTATTTCTGATAGCTCAGATGCTGGTGAATTGTGTCCTGATTCTCAATGTCTTGATAATGACACCAATTTGCTGGTTGATACATGTGGTTATGAGGAGACTTATGAAAAAGATGCTGGGTTGGCTTCTCAAGTATTGAATGAAAGATCAAGATTTCCTCCGTCGGCTCAAGCTTTTGTGGATGCCCTCTCGAAGAATAGAGCTCTCCAGCAATTTCTTAGAAGTAAGTTGATTGAAATTGAAGCAAAAATTGAAGTAAACAACAAGCTAAGGGAAAAAGTTAAAATCCTTAAGGATTTCCAGGTTTCATGCAATAGAAGAACGGGAACTGCTCTATCACTGAAAAAGGATCCGCGTGTGCAGTTAATATCATCCAAGAAGTCTCTTGCTACAAAAAAGTCAAAGGTTGGTTGTGTAATGCTTCTATGGTTATGTGAATTCTTCTGAGACGTTACTCattattcatatttttaataTGGTATATGACTGAATATTACCCCAATTTTCCTTCCTTTTGAACATGATTTTGCAAATTATAAGAACTATAGTTAATTTCTGTTTTAATAGATGCTTATATTATGTCCATACAGTCATTGGCTTTATAGGAAAGTAGATGTAGAGATCTCTCTTTATAGTTTTTGATTGgatttatgaaattcagtttttGCTTATTTTGATAATGTGAGTTTATGTCTGTTGGGGCTTGAGGGTTTCGAATCTGTTACAACAATTTTTCCAATATAAAAATCCAATGAACTAGTACAAAGCAGTATTATCAAATAGCTGCGCCATGGCAGCTATGATGGATATACATGGCGGTTTTTGTGCTTGCCGCAATAGTAATTACGGCCGATATTGCGGGTTTTCCCACCATAATCCGCTATATCAGCGCCGCAAAGCAACCGGTTTGGCGGGATTTTTGGCTCTCCGCCATCGACAACACTGGTACAAATATTGTGATAACTTAGTAATAAGAATAGATAGCATTTGACATTCTTGGTATTGCCAATGTAAGTATTGGATGGTaatccttaattttttttttcttttggcaGAACAATAATAAGAAGGTGTCTGCATTGTGTTATGGCCCAGATGAGAATTCTCGTGTTGCTCACTATAAGATGGTATTGGAAAGATTTCCACTTTCATTGGATCGAAAAAAGTGGTCAAATAAGGAAAGGGAGAAACTTTCAATAGGAATTAAGCAACAATTCCAAGAAACAGTGTATCAAATTTCAGTAGATAGAATGGGGTAATATCAGATTTATTTTGTCATACTATTAAATGTTCTATTTGTCATTGCAATGCTTCCCATTATTGAGGGCTGATTTTTTAACTTATACTTGGCAGTTCAGAGTGCTCACCGGGAGACATAATTGATTCATTTAAAGATCTTGAAATCACACCAGCAAGGATTAGAGCATTTTTACCTAAAGTTAAATGGGATTCATTGGCTTCTATGCATATTACTGGCCGTACTGGTGCTGAATGTGAATCAAGGTATGCATTTCTTAATCGGTGAACTTCTGTTTTTCTATGCAAGTAAAGATGGTTATTGATGATAAATCTTCGTGCTTTGATTGTTTTGTTATTGCTCAATTCTCATGCTTCATATCATATCCCGTCTTAGGAATATGAGAACTACATAGACTGTTATTTAGTTACTGTGATTTGAACATTTTGTAATGATATTTTATATGTTTAATAGATGAGAGATGCTAACATAGAGTTCGAAGTTGGTGAAAGAAAATATTAAGATAGTACTACTGTGATTTAGTCACACCATGTATACCGGTTTACTTTTTGATAGGACCCTGAGTCTGGTGGGCCTTAGTCTAATAAGAGTTAGTTAGGACATTTCCTTTCATTTCAGGGGATATTCTGttatagaagagaaagaaaaagattaaAGAAGGCATTCAGAAAGTTTGTTAGAAAACAGTTAGGACTTTAGAGAGAATTCTCTCTTGTTTAGGAGCTTAGCTCTGGATTAGGAGTTCATAGAACTCTGATTTACATTTTCTTGTTCTATTTTCACCATTGTAGAGCCTTGAGCTCACCAATTTTATTCAATAATATACAGTTTCTATATCTTGATTTTATCGGTTCTATCATTCCTTGTTTGGGTCGGGGAGATCATGACTAGATAAGGTTCAAATTGAATCGAAATAGGATCCTGCATAAGATGATATAGTGTATATCTATATTCCATACCTGTTCAGTAAATTAGGGTTGGGTATTGAAAATGTTCTATGAATCCCATACCATTCCCTTAGGGAAGATCAACTTGTCTCTTATTATGCACGATTGACGTGCTTTCAGATGCTTAATTATAAGTgttatattatttgtatattaaACACAGTTGTTTGACTATTGTTTATGTTTACTGCCTTTCTATGAAGAATATCTTCCTGGGCATTGCAGACATCTATGACGATCACCATCACAGACAGTTTATccttttttggttttcaaaaagaGTTCAAGATCCACATAGATCATGCAGGTGGGACTGTACGTGAAATGATTTTTATAATGATGGTGCTTAATGTGTCTGTGATGATTGTCATCACAGATGTCTGTGACACCCCTTTCTTGAATCTAATGTAGACCATAGAATAACATATATCAATGGATTGATGGATTCTCATACTTTATTTGACAAATTCTTCTTACGTTTGCAACCATAGGTGGTTAAATTGTGAAGACCCTTTGATCAATCATGGCTCATGGACTGGTGAGGAGGATAGGTCTCTTTTGATTACTGTTCAAGAGACGGGCATCAGGAATTGGTTTAACATTGCTGCATCATTGGCCACAAACAGGACTCCATTTCAATGCTTGGCACGATACCAAAGGAGCTTAAATTCTTCGATGATAAATAGTGAATGGACCGAGGAAGAAGACACTCAACTTTGTTCTGCTGTTGCATATTTTGGTGAGTCTAATTGGCAGTCTGTGGCTTCTGTTTTAGAACGGCGGACGGGAACTCAATGCTCAAATAGGTTGGTTTACTATTTGTTGTAACTTTGTCCTGtctttatatattcttttttttctttttgcattTTGATAATATCCATTATCTGAAATCAGAAAATTTTTAATGGTAGCCTATCACTTAAATTAACgatgtactccctccgtcccaaattataagaaaaaatcactttttagattcattgaataattaatgtatctggtctatatatagatcagatacattaattattcaatgaatctaaaaattaaatttctcttataatttgggacggagggagtacataTTATTAACTAGTTTAAAACCTAGTCATAAGTATTTCATTTACAACTGTTTGTGATTTAAAATCAtctatttttgatattttctcaAGCGAATATCATGTGGGCTTTCAGGTATAAGTGACTAACAAATAATAATTAGATGTCAGCTCAGTATAGTTTGAAACTCGGCTTAGTATAGCTTGCAGGTATTATGAATGGAAGATTTTGAAAAGAAGTATTATGCCATTGTAACTTCAGCTTCAAGCTTTTGCCATTCTTTTAGTAACACACTAGTAATCTACCCTGTTGTATCAGTTGTTGATTTACATTATGGTTTTAACTGGGAATATATGGTTACAACTATTAAAAGAATTGCTTTATGTATAAATTATTGTGTACTTCTAGAAGCGAGTCTATGAGGCCTAGCATTAATTTCCGCCTTGTTTACCACAATGCATCTTAAACTGCATTTGGCTTAAGCTCTAAATACTTCCTTTATTTCTCTTGCAAGGTTGCTTTATGgaaaaataatgagaatgatATGCCTATTCTTGATAATGAAATGACACTAAATTAGAAATTAACTAAGCTTAGTCACTGATTTAAAAAACTGAAACACGGCCAACTATGCTTGCTTTCCGAAATTGGCATTGATTTTAAGTATATTGGAGAACAGGAGAACTTGTTTATTTGCTGCTGCATTTTGTGTACTAATGCAACAAATTATAATTAATGTAGATGGAAAAAATCAATTTGTCCTGTGAGGAAAGGAAGCTTTACACCCGAGGAGGATGAACGCCTTACAATAGCAGTTGCGCTGTTTGGAAGGAAATGGAATCAAATAGCTAAATATGTTCCTGGCAGGATTCAATCTCAGTGTAGAGAAAGGTAATGGATTTTATTATGAACCTTTTGGCAACATTGATTTTTTATGGTTTAAGGCTGTTGTTGATTTTCTTGAGCATTCTCTTGCCAGATACCTTAATAGTTTGGATCCTTCTTTGAAATGGGGTGGATGGACTGAGGAAGAGGATTTAAGATTAGAAGCTGCAATCACCAAGTATGGATATTGCTGGTCTAAGGTGGCTGAAGATGTACCTCCCCGCACTGATTCTCAATGTCGGAAGTATGTGTCTAGCTGTAACTTTGATAAAAAtctatgttttaaaaatatttcagtTTTCTTATATTTGTATACTTTTACATATTTGTTTCATTGATCAGGAGATGGAAGGTGATATGTCCTGAACAAGTTCCTTTGCTGCAAGAAGCAAGAAAGAGGCAAAGGTCTCTTCTTGCCAGGAACTTTGTCGATCGAGAATCAGAACGTCCAGCTCTTACACTCAATGACTTCATTCCTTTACA from Vicia villosa cultivar HV-30 ecotype Madison, WI linkage group LG4, Vvil1.0, whole genome shotgun sequence encodes the following:
- the LOC131594405 gene encoding uncharacterized protein LOC131594405 isoform X2, with the translated sequence MTPRTDDLIPTDDDDSDDDGLKEDMAAVARACASDDDEDDLETVRAIFKRFSAYDRGGREAWAEEDQTPSLIAEKDVVNSSISDSSDAGELCPDSQCLDNDTNLLVDTCGYEETYEKDAGLASQVLNERSRFPPSAQAFVDALSKNRALQQFLRSKLIEIEAKIEVNNKLREKVKILKDFQVSCNRRTGTALSLKKDPRVQLISSKKSLATKKSKNNNKKVSALCYGPDENSRVAHYKMVLERFPLSLDRKKWSNKEREKLSIGIKQQFQETVYQISVDRMGSECSPGDIIDSFKDLEITPARIRAFLPKVKWDSLASMHITGRTGAECESRWLNCEDPLINHGSWTGEEDRSLLITVQETGIRNWFNIAASLATNRTPFQCLARYQRSLNSSMINSEWTEEEDTQLCSAVAYFGESNWQSVASVLERRTGTQCSNRWKKSICPVRKGSFTPEEDERLTIAVALFGRKWNQIAKYVPGRIQSQCRERYLNSLDPSLKWGGWTEEEDLRLEAAITKYGYCWSKVAEDVPPRTDSQCRKRWKVICPEQVPLLQEARKRQRSLLARNFVDRESERPALTLNDFIPLQMLVPPSDVDAEKLQRKRKRKSRGICKEERSKKNGKETELCTGEAQGVEPKKERPKRHAKKKSFYPEGVEDIVPKKAKPKRHLKKARICPEEVQYIAAYSDMVKTSGGGGVPFSAPGNVPKKRRSKRGPKTAQPKEVDNIACSDEVKTSIESSESQDGDNVTLACFLRNKSKKKLSKSTKNASQGLTSSRTKTVSKQVENQIPSGEQDRLSMSRGIDGAKDLSMQTEDDSSRQVRKPEGTNATRKSEGAHNLNGGGDAIPLKFYVRKKTKKLSQATEERCTCSPSKMKKGSTFLHGNKPTIISNDSEPSVSRVVEEESVLHGGVVEAEPTNVNLVEEETVLHGGVAEAEPTSINVVEEETVLHGGVAEAEPTNINIVEEDTALHCGVADAESPTVNVVEEETIMHGGVADAEPTNMKAEENEPLLSFLQNKTRKWQRRHNIRK
- the LOC131594405 gene encoding uncharacterized protein LOC131594405 isoform X1, with the protein product MTPRTDDLIPTDDDDSDDDGLKEDMAAVARACKYKIDEISSQEDPLLASGDEIPYEKDPLLASGDAIVPFTATADSDSDGESDRECLNRVKNLCKDIDSVPHLPPMTGASDDDEDDLETVRAIFKRFSAYDRGGREAWAEEDQTPSLIAEKDVVNSSISDSSDAGELCPDSQCLDNDTNLLVDTCGYEETYEKDAGLASQVLNERSRFPPSAQAFVDALSKNRALQQFLRSKLIEIEAKIEVNNKLREKVKILKDFQVSCNRRTGTALSLKKDPRVQLISSKKSLATKKSKNNNKKVSALCYGPDENSRVAHYKMVLERFPLSLDRKKWSNKEREKLSIGIKQQFQETVYQISVDRMGSECSPGDIIDSFKDLEITPARIRAFLPKVKWDSLASMHITGRTGAECESRWLNCEDPLINHGSWTGEEDRSLLITVQETGIRNWFNIAASLATNRTPFQCLARYQRSLNSSMINSEWTEEEDTQLCSAVAYFGESNWQSVASVLERRTGTQCSNRWKKSICPVRKGSFTPEEDERLTIAVALFGRKWNQIAKYVPGRIQSQCRERYLNSLDPSLKWGGWTEEEDLRLEAAITKYGYCWSKVAEDVPPRTDSQCRKRWKVICPEQVPLLQEARKRQRSLLARNFVDRESERPALTLNDFIPLQMLVPPSDVDAEKLQRKRKRKSRGICKEERSKKNGKETELCTGEAQGVEPKKERPKRHAKKKSFYPEGVEDIVPKKAKPKRHLKKARICPEEVQYIAAYSDMVKTSGGGGVPFSAPGNVPKKRRSKRGPKTAQPKEVDNIACSDEVKTSIESSESQDGDNVTLACFLRNKSKKKLSKSTKNASQGLTSSRTKTVSKQVENQIPSGEQDRLSMSRGIDGAKDLSMQTEDDSSRQVRKPEGTNATRKSEGAHNLNGGGDAIPLKFYVRKKTKKLSQATEERCTCSPSKMKKGSTFLHGNKPTIISNDSEPSVSRVVEEESVLHGGVVEAEPTNVNLVEEETVLHGGVAEAEPTSINVVEEETVLHGGVAEAEPTNINIVEEDTALHCGVADAESPTVNVVEEETIMHGGVADAEPTNMKAEENEPLLSFLQNKTRKWQRRHNIRK